One genomic region from Salvia hispanica cultivar TCC Black 2014 chromosome 2, UniMelb_Shisp_WGS_1.0, whole genome shotgun sequence encodes:
- the LOC125206062 gene encoding beta-amyrin 6-beta-monooxygenase-like yields MEAIASYFLPLFLLPFSLYLFLIILRNASNDRKNLPPGSRGWPILGENLKFSRSPEKFVTERMSKHSPEIFQTSLVGAKMATFCGAKGNKFLFSNENKLLTFWFPQSMRRVLSFPHVAENNMKVGPATKSILHHDLLAPGALKRHVPAMDVLAREHMARHWRPDSVAKVLPLAKKFTFELACKLVLSEVDPGRVKRLSDPFTVVTEGMLSVPVDFPGTAYRRAIRGGEAMRKELMRIVRERMEELEGRNEGQGQGETGDFLSKMVMARDENGKCMGEKEICTQVIGMLVASYDTTSSALTSVMNNLAQLPHVYNEVLKEQMAIAKSKGPGELLTWDDIEKMKYSWNVVRESLRLTPPSLGSFREVVTEFTYAGFTIPKGWKTFWTAHTTHKSPDCFPDPERFDPSRFEGSGPAPYTFVPFGGGPRMCPGKEYARLELLVMMHNVVTRFRLEKTIPNEKIVYHATPTPVYGLPLRLHPHQE; encoded by the exons ATGGAGGCCATTGCATCATATTTTCTGCCTCTTTTCcttcttcctttctctctctatctcttcTTGATCATCCTTCGAAACGCCTCCAATGATCGTAAAAACCTCCCTCCCGGCTCCCGGGGCTGGCCAATACTGGGGGAGAACCTCAAGTTCTCCCGCAGCCCAGAGAAATTCGTCACAGAAAGAATGTCAAAACACTCCCCCGAGATCTTCCAAACCTCGTTGGTGGGAGCGAAAATGGCGACGTTTTGTGGTGCTAAAGGCAACAAGTTCCTCTTCTCGAACGAGAACAAACTCCTCACCTTCTGGTTCCCTCAATCAATGCGGAGAGTCCTTTCGTTTCCCCACGTCGCCGAGAACAATATGAAGGTGGGCCCCGCCACCAAGAGCATCCTCCACCACGACCTCTTGGCGCCCGGGGCCCTCAAGAGGCACGTGCCCGCGATGGACGTGCTGGCGCGTGAGCACATGGCGCGTCACTGGAGGCCTGACTCGGTCGCGAAGGTTCTTCCGCTGGCGAAGAAGTTCACGTTCGAGCTGGCGTGCAAGCTGGTTTTGAGCGAGGTCGACCCGGGGCGCGTGAAGAGGCTCTCGGATCCGTTCACTGTGGTGACGGAGGGGATGCTCTCTGTGCCCGTGGATTTTCCCGGGACGGCCTACAGGCGCGCAATCAGAGGGGGCGAGGCGATGAGGAAGGAGTTGATGAGGATAGTCCGGGAGCGAATGGAGGAGTTGGAAGGGAGGAACGAGGGCCAGGGCCAGGGCGAGACGGGTGATTTTCTGTCGAAGATGGTGATGGCGAGGGATGAAAATGGGAAGTGTATGGGGGAGAAGGAGATTTGTACACAAGTAATTGGTATGCTTGTGGCTAGCTATGATACAACAAGCTCTGCACTTACTAGTGTCATGAATAATCTTGCTCAACTTCCCCATGTCTACAATGAGGTTTTGAAAG AGCAAATGGCGATAGCAAAGTCAAAAGGCCCAGGTGAGCTGCTGACATGGGACGATATCGAGAAGATGAAGTACTCATGGAACGTCGTGCGTGAATCGCTCAGACTTACGCCTCCTTCACTAGGATCATTCAGGGAAGTGGTGACTGAATTCACCTATGCAGGTTTCACCATTCCTAAAGGATGGAAG ACGTTCTGGACAGCACACACAACCCACAAGAGTCCAGATTGCTTCCCAGATCCGGAGAGGTTTGATCCATCGCGGTTTGAGGGGAGTGGGCCAGCGCCTTACACGTTCGTTCCATTTGGAGGAGGGCCAAGAATGTGCCCCGGGAAAGAGTATGCTAGGCTTGAATTGTTGGTTATGATGCATAATGTGGTGACAAGGTTTAGACTTGAGAAGACTATCCCAAATGAGAAGATAGTTTACCATGCTACGCCTACGCCGGTCTATGGCCTCCCGCTTCGTCTTCATCCTCATCAAGAATAG